The genome window CATCTTGAAAAACTGCGATCGCAAAAGCAACTTTGCGACCCTCGTCAAAAATTGGCGTTCCCCAAATCTCAAGGGGAATTTTCTTGTCGGGTCGATGAATTTCCAGATCCTCAGCCGTCGCGTTTTCCCCCCTCAAAGCTCGGACGATCGGCAAATTCTCGAAAGGGTAAATAGTCTCCGTTCCCGCGATATAAATTTGATAACTTTCTGATAAATCCTCAAGTGCATTTAAGGGCAAAACTCCTTGACCGAGTAACTGCTGTCCGGCGTGATTTACGTAGTCAGGTCTGCCTTGAGAATCCAGCACGAGCACACCTATGGGAATCGCTTCGAGAAATTGAGCCAGCTTGATTTCGCCTTCGCGCACCGCCTCGAATGCGCGAGAGCGCAACTCAGTTTCAACCGTATCGGAATGTTCAGCAGTAGTTTCCAGCAAGATTTCCAGATCCGCTTTTTCCTCCTTCAAGTCTTCCACTTGCTGGCGCAATCTTTCTATCTCTAAAAGTAGCTGTTCTCTAGATGGTTGTTCTTCCAGCATAACTCGAGAATTTGCGCCTCGACTAACAAAAAATTGCTCAACAGATCGCACCCTAAAAGTAATCGTGTTTCTATAGAAATTGCAACTGCAAATCAGGCATCAGGCGCTGGAAATTCTTCAAAGATTTACCGTGCCAAGCTATGCTTTGAGAGCCTTGTACCGCCATTTGCACCCTGGCTGTTTTGCGGATCTCGATAATAAACTTCGATAGCATATTGATGCCAGAACTGTTCAAAAATTCTAACTGCTGCAAATTCAGGGTAATTTTCGTCGGTTCCACGTCGGCAACTTTCGTCAGCAACTGCACTATCGGCGCGTACTCCGCAGGCCCGCTCAGCCTTAGAGAGCCAATAAAACTCACGGTTGCCGTTGCTGGATCGTAACAGATCTGGTAATCTTCTGTATTAATTTCCATAGCCACAAAAAAAAGTCCCTTAGATATTATCGATCGCCAGCGTTGCTTATACTGTTAATTGCACCATAGTTGTCACCGCAATTACTTCCGGGTCTTTGTGCACGGTCTGGAATTTCCAGCCAAGTTTGGCTCTATAATCGGTGAGCATGGTCAACAAACCCAATCCAGAATTGGTACAGTTGTCGTCAGCAGCATTTTTTTCCAACCGCTCAATGTAAAGTTCGCTTGGCTCCGAGGCCAGCAACTGCTGAATATCAGCCTGAAACTTGTCCACAGCTTGGGGAGAGATGCTGTTAGCAACTGAGAAAATCACTCCGTCGCTCTCTAATTGCAGTTTAATATCGATCGGGTACTCCGAGGTTTCATCATTAAACTTCATGGCATTTTCCAATAACTCGTTGGCAATGTAGCTAACAGCGCTTTTTATTTCAGCTTGTCTTTCAATTGTCGAGGGATCATCTTGGTTGCCCGGAAAAAAAGTCGTCAGGTAGTCAGCCAGAAAATCCGCCGACAAACCGTTGTTCCGCCACCGCTGCTTGAGAGGAACCGAACTCGGAGAAAATCCAATTATTAAGTATTCTTGGCTAGCGGGCTGCTCGATGAAATCGCCGAAAATCTGAGTCATACCGATGTGAGAGCTAAAGTTTGAGAGGAGGGGGATCGCTGAATATATTTTAAACTTTAGAAGGGATATTCAAGTAGTTATTTTGGTTTGAGTACCAGCAATGTGATGTCATCAAAAACTTTTTGTTCGCCGATGTGCGTGAAGCGTAGCTATCCCGTAGGGAATCGCACGTCCTTAATTACAGCCTGCCTGATTTCGGCAGCCGAACTCTGCCAATTAATCTCTATTACCTCATTTAACCGCTCTAAAACATAAAACAGTTTATCCATATTTTTAGCTTCCGTAATCCCGTCAGTGTACAGCACTACCACATCTCCTGAATGCAACTGCACAATTTTTTCAGCAACAAATTCAGCAATAAGCTGTTCAACATTTAAATTGTCTGTTAAAAACAATTCCCGGTCTTGTGGGGTGGGCCTATGAGCCCGCCCTGAATCTACAATTTAAATGCGCGACAGCTTATCTGCATCCAGCCCGATCGGGAAACCCAAATCGATCGTATCAAACCGCTCTACACCACCGTTAGACCGCACGACAATCATTTCTTCGTGCTGGCCGCTCAACTTCAGCATTTCCTGCTGATAGTCTAGCAAGGCAAGGCCAGCATTTTTTTCGCATTTCATCCGCTGCACGTTATCATAAATTACACTGTTAATAGCAGTTAAAAATCTTACTGGATCGGGTTCGTTGTAGGCGAGCAAAGTTCGTACTGCCGTTTGCACCATAATCATTAAAATGCCGCTATCCAATCCGTGTCCCGTCACATCGCCCATGCCAATTTTTACTCTACCTTTGTGCTGGAGTACGTCGTAATAGTCGCC of Oscillatoria nigro-viridis PCC 7112 contains these proteins:
- a CDS encoding slr1659 superfamily regulator, which gives rise to MEINTEDYQICYDPATATVSFIGSLRLSGPAEYAPIVQLLTKVADVEPTKITLNLQQLEFLNSSGINMLSKFIIEIRKTARVQMAVQGSQSIAWHGKSLKNFQRLMPDLQLQFL
- a CDS encoding DUF6272 family protein, whose translation is MTQIFGDFIEQPASQEYLIIGFSPSSVPLKQRWRNNGLSADFLADYLTTFFPGNQDDPSTIERQAEIKSAVSYIANELLENAMKFNDETSEYPIDIKLQLESDGVIFSVANSISPQAVDKFQADIQQLLASEPSELYIERLEKNAADDNCTNSGLGLLTMLTDYRAKLGWKFQTVHKDPEVIAVTTMVQLTV